TTCACGTCTACCGGCCTTTACGACCCGGCCAGAAACGCGGCCGGCCGTGGTTATCTGCCGTCATCACCACACTGCATGAGCTGAATAAATACCTCGATGCGGAGCAGGTGCGTAAGTCTTCGACGGCGATGTTCGGCGGATTCGTGACCGTACCGCCTGAGGGCATCGACAGCGTTCCTGACATCCTGGGGCAGTCTGGCATAGACGCCACAGGGCAAGAGGTCTTGGCCCTTGAACCGGGCAGCTTTCCCACATTACCGCCGGGCATGGACGTGAAATTTTCAGAACCCGCCGACGTAGGCGGCAGCTATGAGGCGTTCGTCAAACACATGGAACGGCGCATAGCGCGCGGCTTCGGCGGCCTGACCTATGAAAAATTGTCCGGCGATCTTTCCGGCGTGAACTACTCTTCGATCCGTGCCGGAAACCTGGAATTTCAACGCTTTTGCCTTCAAATCATCGGCAATGTGCTGGCCTTTCAACTCTGTCAGCCTGTGGCGCGCTACTGGATCGACCAGGCTGTGCTATCGGGCGCTGTCAAAATCATCGATTTTATCGAGCACCGTCAGCAGTATTACCGCATCAAGTGGTGCCCTGACGGCTGGCCCTGGGTAGATCCCGAAAAGGACCTGAAAGCCGAACAGATGGCCATTCGCAGCGGCTTGAAATCCCGTGCCGAGGCAGTGGCCGAGCGAGGCCGCGACGTCGAAGAGGTTGACATGGAGCAGGCCGAAGACAATTGGCGCACCGATGCCCTGGGCCTTTCCTATGACAGCGACGGCCGGCGCGCCAAGGATGCCGGCATCCCCACACAGGAACCGAGCAACAATGAATGATTTAATGATCGATCCGATTTTTTTAGCTTCCCCATACCGCCAGGGCGCAGCATTGGAAAAATCTTTCACCACACATTCCAAAGCCCTGGCGGTCATATCCATCCATGGGCCGCTATCGCACCGGGCGCAGGGGGGCTTCTTGTCGATGCTGTTCGGCGACACGGCCACATATGACCAGATCCGAGCGGCCTTTCAATCCGCCCTGGCCGACGATGCCGTGGGCGCTATCGTCTTTGACATCGACAGCGCCGGGGGCGAGGTGGCCGGGTGCTTCGATCTGGTGGATGAGATCTACCAGGCGCGCGGCACAAAGCCCATCTACGCGATAGCCAATGAGGCCGCCTTATCGGCCGCCTACGCGATTGCGAGCGCAGCGGATAGAGTCTACCTGACCCGAACGGCTGCGGTCGGCAGCGTGGGCGTCATGGCGGTTCATGTGGATCAATCCGGCCTGGATGCAAAGACCGGCCTCAAGTATACCGCGATCCATGCCGGCAGTAAAAAGACCGACGGCAACCCACACGAAGCCTTGAGCAAAGAGGCCGCCGACGCCATCCAGGCGCGCGTCAATGCCACCTATGATCTGTTTTGCGCCACCGTGGCCCGCAACCGTGGCCTTTCCGAGCAGACCGTCAAGGTAACAGAGGCGGCCATCTACACAGGCGCCGACGCAGTGGCGGCCGGCCTGGCCGATGCCGTCCAATCATATGAGCAGTTCATTCAAACCATCATCGAGGGTAACAACATGACTTTAAAAACCGATCTACGGGCACTTATCGCAGGCAAAAAGCCCGAAGAGATTGCCGAGGCCATGGCGGCCTGTGGCTTCATGCCGGCCGATCATAAGCCGGTCGAAGGCATTCTTGAACTGTGTGACATGATGGGCGTCTCCGACGTCGGCTTCATCAAGGCCGTGGTCAAAGACGGCCTGAACGTCGAGCAGGTCAAGGCGGCGATCCTTGCGGCCAGGGCCGAAAATTCAAAAACTATCTTTTCTACCGTCTCAGCGACCGGCACAGGTGAAGTCAATCCCCTGCTTGCCGACGCCAAGCGCCGGGCCGGCATCAATGGAGGTGCATAATCATGGCCATTACCGAGGGCAACTACAATTCTGATTGGTTGGCTTGGGAACAGGATAACGACTACAGCCGGAAAAAGGTCACCATCGCCGAGTCGCAGACCATCACCAAGGGCGAAGTGCTGGGCGTCGTGACCGCTTCCGGTCAATACGCGGCTTTCAACCAGGACGGCGATGACGGCACCGAGTCGGCCGCCGGCATCTCTTTGGGCGACTACGCCACAGCCGCAAGTGAAACCGCCTCAGGCGTGGCCCTGGTGCGCGACGCCATCGTCATCGAAGACAATTTGACCTTTCCCAGTGATATTACTTCAGGCGAACAGGCCACTGCCATGGCCAGTCTTCTGGCCCTGGGCATCATCACGAAAACGGAGGCTTAATCCATGCTGAACCCATTTGAAACCAACGACGCCTTTTCCATGGTGTCTTTGACCAAGGCTATCAACCTGCTTCCGAACAACTACGGCCGCTTGAAGCAGATGAACCTCATGCCGGGCAAGGGCGTTCGGACCCGCTCCATTGTGGTCGAAGAGCGTGCCGGGGTGCTGACCCTGCTTCCCACACAGCCTGTGGGCGCGCCTGGCCTGCAAAACGCCATGGGCAAGCGAACCGTTCGAACCTTTGTCATCCCGCATATCCCGCTCGATGACACCATCTTGCCCGATGAGTACCAGGGCATCCGGGCCTTTGGCCAGGAAGACGGCACGGCCGCCTTGGCGCAAGTGGTCAATGATCACCTGCAAACCATGCGCAACAAGCACGCCATCACCTTGGAGCACCTTCGCATGGGCGCCTTGAAGGGCATCATCTACGATGCCGACGGCTCAACCGTGCTTTACAATCTTTATACCGAGTTCGGCATTACGGCCAAAACCATTGACTTTGTGCTTGATAACTCTGCCACCAATGTGGGCGGC
This Desulfatitalea tepidiphila DNA region includes the following protein-coding sequences:
- a CDS encoding phage portal protein, which translates into the protein MAYLKILDPHGNRIKAQSSTYEAAGFTRRLNLWGTSTLGPDASLYGSLATLRARSRELVRNDPLAGAGLDTLVSNLVGSGISPRWQLSDATLKAQLQQLWADWAMQCDHDGIADFYGMQALAARSMIESGEVLIRFLPQRPGRMAVPLKIQIIEADHLDETYSTTLDNGREIRMGIEFDASGRRVAYHLFKDHPGEAFITADTVTRVRIPASEILHVYRPLRPGQKRGRPWLSAVITTLHELNKYLDAEQVRKSSTAMFGGFVTVPPEGIDSVPDILGQSGIDATGQEVLALEPGSFPTLPPGMDVKFSEPADVGGSYEAFVKHMERRIARGFGGLTYEKLSGDLSGVNYSSIRAGNLEFQRFCLQIIGNVLAFQLCQPVARYWIDQAVLSGAVKIIDFIEHRQQYYRIKWCPDGWPWVDPEKDLKAEQMAIRSGLKSRAEAVAERGRDVEEVDMEQAEDNWRTDALGLSYDSDGRRAKDAGIPTQEPSNNE
- a CDS encoding major capsid protein, whose protein sequence is MLNPFETNDAFSMVSLTKAINLLPNNYGRLKQMNLMPGKGVRTRSIVVEERAGVLTLLPTQPVGAPGLQNAMGKRTVRTFVIPHIPLDDTILPDEYQGIRAFGQEDGTAALAQVVNDHLQTMRNKHAITLEHLRMGALKGIIYDADGSTVLYNLYTEFGITAKTIDFVLDNSATNVGGKCRESVRHIEDNLKGDVMSGVHCLCDENFFDALVSHDNVKEAYMYHSEASQRLGEDNRKGFRFNGITFEEYRASATGSAGSTVAFIPANTGYIFPVGGQSTFETLFAPADFTETANTLGLELYAKQEPRKFNRGVDLHTQSNPLPICYRPGVIVTATI
- a CDS encoding head decoration protein, whose translation is MAITEGNYNSDWLAWEQDNDYSRKKVTIAESQTITKGEVLGVVTASGQYAAFNQDGDDGTESAAGISLGDYATAASETASGVALVRDAIVIEDNLTFPSDITSGEQATAMASLLALGIITKTEA
- a CDS encoding S49 family peptidase gives rise to the protein MNDLMIDPIFLASPYRQGAALEKSFTTHSKALAVISIHGPLSHRAQGGFLSMLFGDTATYDQIRAAFQSALADDAVGAIVFDIDSAGGEVAGCFDLVDEIYQARGTKPIYAIANEAALSAAYAIASAADRVYLTRTAAVGSVGVMAVHVDQSGLDAKTGLKYTAIHAGSKKTDGNPHEALSKEAADAIQARVNATYDLFCATVARNRGLSEQTVKVTEAAIYTGADAVAAGLADAVQSYEQFIQTIIEGNNMTLKTDLRALIAGKKPEEIAEAMAACGFMPADHKPVEGILELCDMMGVSDVGFIKAVVKDGLNVEQVKAAILAARAENSKTIFSTVSATGTGEVNPLLADAKRRAGINGGA